From the genome of Deinococcus sp. AJ005, one region includes:
- a CDS encoding DUF2442 domain-containing protein: MYKLAAVVAEAPHTLHLTFTDGAAVTADVSILLSGGGVFAPLEDPVFFNQVAVGARGRSLGWPGELDLDADSFRPETYGDTPPEFPLSDFVPPQTANPVSQKLRQAVEASGEAQAVIAQRAGMRQQALSRLIDPYYEGHSLATLTRLADALGMELRVEFVAKEKRAS, from the coding sequence ATGTACAAACTCGCTGCCGTCGTTGCCGAAGCACCCCACACCCTGCACCTGACCTTCACGGATGGAGCCGCTGTCACGGCAGACGTGAGCATTCTGCTGTCTGGCGGCGGCGTGTTCGCACCGCTGGAAGACCCAGTCTTCTTTAATCAGGTCGCGGTGGGAGCGCGGGGCCGCTCGCTGGGCTGGCCGGGCGAACTGGATTTAGATGCCGATTCGTTCCGTCCTGAAACTTACGGGGATACGCCTCCGGAGTTTCCCCTGAGCGATTTTGTGCCGCCGCAGACGGCCAATCCAGTCAGCCAGAAATTGCGACAGGCGGTGGAAGCCAGCGGGGAGGCACAGGCCGTGATCGCCCAGCGTGCCGGAATGCGTCAGCAAGCGCTGAGCCGCCTGATTGACCCCTATTACGAGGGTCATTCACTGGCAACGCTGACGCGCTTGGCCGACGCATTGGGAATGGAGTTAAGGGTAGAGTTTGTGGCTAAAGAGAAGAGGGCGTCATAG
- a CDS encoding carbohydrate ABC transporter permease: protein MYLKRTNPGMYYLQRTLFYLLVIVITLYLLLPFGWAVLTSFRRATDLFLPPLQFAFAPTTLDNYTQVFANASFRRGLLFSTIVAVGAVAVSLLFGSFAAYALGRFRFRGKQFIMYIILAVSVFPQIAVLGGLFTLITRFNLFDNPIGLMVSYLIFTIPFTVWVLTSFVRDIPGELEEAALVDGASPLQTLFKVLFPVMMPALVTTGLLAFINAWNEYLFALTFMSTNRTVPVVIANYSGASQFDQPWGPIMAASIVVTIPLITLVLIFQRNIVSGLTAGAVKG from the coding sequence ATGTACCTGAAACGCACCAACCCCGGTATGTACTACCTTCAGCGGACGCTGTTCTACCTGCTGGTCATCGTGATTACCCTGTATCTGCTGCTGCCCTTCGGCTGGGCCGTGCTGACCAGTTTCCGGCGGGCCACCGATCTGTTCCTGCCGCCGCTGCAATTCGCCTTTGCGCCCACCACCCTGGACAACTACACCCAGGTCTTCGCCAACGCCAGCTTCCGGCGCGGGCTGCTGTTCAGCACCATCGTCGCGGTGGGCGCAGTGGCCGTCAGCCTGCTGTTCGGTTCATTTGCCGCCTACGCGCTGGGGCGTTTCCGCTTCCGGGGCAAGCAGTTCATCATGTACATCATCCTGGCGGTCAGCGTGTTTCCGCAGATCGCCGTGCTGGGCGGCCTGTTCACGCTGATCACGCGCTTCAACCTGTTCGACAACCCGATTGGCCTGATGGTCTCGTACCTGATCTTCACCATTCCGTTCACCGTCTGGGTACTGACTTCCTTTGTGCGCGACATTCCCGGCGAGCTGGAAGAAGCCGCGCTGGTGGACGGCGCGTCGCCGCTGCAAACGCTGTTCAAGGTGCTGTTTCCGGTGATGATGCCCGCGCTGGTGACCACCGGTCTGCTGGCCTTTATCAACGCCTGGAACGAGTACCTGTTCGCGCTGACCTTCATGAGTACCAACCGCACCGTGCCCGTGGTGATCGCCAACTACTCCGGCGCGTCGCAGTTTGACCAGCCGTGGGGGCCGATCATGGCCGCCAGCATCGTGGTCACGATTCCACTGATCACGCTGGTGCTGATTTTCCAGCGCAACATCGTGTCCGGCCTGACGGCGGGAGCGGTTAAAGGCTAA
- a CDS encoding ABC transporter substrate-binding protein: MKKAIALVSLTAAIAASSQAGAVQITLACGTVGQELQLCKDGAARWAKKTGNTVKVFESPNLTNDRLGLYQQQLAAKSDAIDVYQLDIIWPGLLSQHFVDLKSKIPAAEVNAHFKGIIAADTVDGKLVAMPWFTDAGLLYYRTDLMKKYGYNAAPKTWAELATMAKKIQDGEKKTSSTFTGFVFQGKNYEGLTCDALEWLVSFGGGTVVDDSGKITVNNANAAKAMDTAASWVKSISPAGVTTYGEEEARGIFQSGNAAFMRNWPYAWALGQSDDSKVKGKIGVAPLPSGGNGAAATLGGWNLGVSMYSKNQAAAIDLVRYLTGADEQKVRAIEGAYNPTRPALYKDQAILKANPFFGSLLDVFTSAVARPSGPTKLKYNQVSQAFAGAVSDVMAGKSKGAAAVKKLETDLARIKGRGW; encoded by the coding sequence ATGAAGAAAGCTATTGCACTTGTCAGCCTGACCGCCGCCATCGCCGCCTCCAGCCAGGCCGGGGCCGTTCAGATCACCCTGGCCTGCGGAACCGTGGGGCAGGAACTCCAGCTCTGCAAGGACGGCGCGGCGCGCTGGGCCAAGAAGACCGGCAACACCGTCAAGGTCTTTGAAAGCCCCAACCTGACCAACGACCGCCTGGGCCTGTACCAGCAGCAACTGGCCGCCAAGAGCGACGCCATCGACGTGTATCAGCTCGACATCATCTGGCCCGGCCTGCTGTCCCAGCACTTCGTGGACCTGAAGAGCAAGATTCCCGCCGCAGAAGTGAACGCACACTTCAAGGGCATCATCGCCGCCGACACCGTGGACGGCAAACTGGTCGCTATGCCGTGGTTCACCGACGCGGGCCTGCTGTACTACCGCACGGACCTGATGAAGAAGTACGGCTACAACGCCGCGCCCAAGACCTGGGCCGAGCTGGCCACCATGGCCAAGAAGATTCAGGACGGCGAGAAGAAGACCAGCAGCACCTTTACCGGCTTCGTCTTCCAGGGCAAGAACTACGAGGGCCTGACCTGCGACGCGCTGGAATGGCTGGTGTCCTTCGGCGGCGGCACCGTCGTGGATGACAGTGGCAAGATCACGGTCAACAACGCCAACGCCGCCAAGGCGATGGACACCGCCGCAAGCTGGGTCAAGAGCATCAGCCCCGCTGGCGTGACCACCTACGGTGAAGAGGAAGCGCGCGGCATCTTCCAGTCGGGCAACGCGGCGTTCATGCGCAACTGGCCCTACGCCTGGGCACTGGGCCAGAGCGACGACAGCAAGGTCAAGGGCAAGATCGGCGTGGCCCCACTGCCCAGCGGCGGCAACGGCGCAGCGGCGACGCTGGGCGGCTGGAACCTGGGCGTCAGCATGTACTCCAAGAACCAGGCCGCCGCCATCGATCTGGTGCGCTACCTGACCGGCGCAGACGAGCAGAAGGTCCGCGCCATCGAGGGAGCCTACAACCCCACCCGTCCCGCGCTGTACAAGGACCAGGCCATCCTGAAGGCCAACCCCTTCTTCGGCAGCCTGCTGGACGTGTTCACCAGCGCCGTGGCCCGCCCCTCCGGCCCCACCAAGCTGAAGTACAACCAGGTTTCGCAGGCCTTCGCGGGCGCAGTCAGCGACGTGATGGCAGGCAAGAGCAAGGGCGCAGCCGCCGTCAAGAAGCTGGAAACGGACCTGGCACGCATCAAGGGACGCGGCTGGTAA
- a CDS encoding endonuclease, whose amino-acid sequence MDIPPQVLEETHARYVSRDADRARTHERLIVGGPLAANSDERMEARLTRLGVPYADACAISEGREKMAVVAERWPGKTRIQAERVLGANDLVGVAYLDLARSASRAVGRVVLKDARGRTVGFGTGWLCSPHTILTNHHVLENAATAKLAVIEFNYELLPGGELATPVTLPLDPDTLFLTSEGLDYSLVAVRGDTVAYGWLPMIASADKTVLGEALSIVQHPGGETKQIALRENRLIDLLPDYLHYETDTAPGSSGSPVFNDAWEVVALHHSGVPRTDDQGRTLRRDGQPLQPGDPDSAIDWIANEGVRVSRILNDLRTRADAAGNALVAEVLSANRPPVIVSAPVAPGEGVLEAVSTLDLGSITAGPDGVASWPVTLKVRVKGGEAMPAPSVPRPQPEPQPGAYLNPQDGADAAAYYAGLPENATSQDRFLALSQLLTRTHAQTPRYSPATELYPAIDLWPDGKLRSLYSAREHTPEEFIAADLVSQTRRTELAAREGISLDTLEDAFPYNCEHVVPQSWFAKREPMRGDLHHLFACEPDCNSFRGNTPYYDFPDYGEALRSDCGRRDPGEFEPAHGKGAAARATLYFLLRYPGVVRQYSARHLETLLAWHAAQPPGDWEKHRNALIFARQGNRNPLIDHPEWGAEVEFSEGLGR is encoded by the coding sequence ATGGACATTCCGCCGCAGGTGCTGGAGGAAACGCACGCCCGCTATGTCAGCCGCGACGCCGATAGGGCAAGGACGCATGAACGCCTGATCGTGGGCGGCCCGCTGGCGGCCAATTCTGATGAAAGGATGGAAGCCCGGCTGACCCGCCTGGGCGTTCCGTATGCCGACGCCTGCGCTATTTCAGAGGGCCGCGAGAAGATGGCGGTGGTGGCCGAGCGCTGGCCGGGCAAGACCCGCATTCAGGCCGAGCGGGTGCTGGGCGCAAACGATCTGGTGGGCGTGGCGTATCTGGATCTGGCTCGCAGCGCCTCGCGGGCGGTGGGGCGCGTGGTCCTCAAAGACGCGCGGGGCCGCACCGTGGGCTTCGGTACCGGCTGGCTGTGCAGCCCGCACACCATCCTGACCAACCATCATGTGCTGGAGAACGCTGCCACCGCGAAACTTGCCGTGATCGAGTTCAATTATGAGTTGCTGCCGGGCGGCGAACTCGCCACGCCCGTCACGCTTCCGCTGGACCCGGACACACTTTTTCTGACCTCCGAGGGGCTGGATTACTCGCTGGTGGCGGTGCGCGGTGACACGGTTGCCTACGGCTGGCTGCCCATGATCGCCAGCGCCGACAAGACCGTGCTGGGCGAGGCCCTGAGCATCGTGCAGCACCCCGGCGGCGAGACCAAGCAGATTGCTCTGCGTGAAAACCGCCTGATCGACCTGTTGCCCGACTATCTGCACTACGAGACCGACACCGCCCCCGGCAGCAGCGGCAGCCCGGTCTTCAACGACGCCTGGGAGGTGGTGGCCCTGCACCACAGCGGCGTGCCGCGCACCGATGACCAGGGCCGCACCCTGCGCCGCGACGGTCAGCCATTGCAACCCGGCGATCCCGACAGCGCCATCGACTGGATCGCCAACGAAGGCGTGCGCGTCAGCCGCATCCTGAACGATCTGCGGACCCGTGCCGACGCGGCGGGCAATGCGCTGGTGGCCGAGGTCCTGAGTGCCAATCGCCCGCCCGTCATCGTCTCCGCGCCTGTCGCTCCCGGTGAGGGCGTGCTGGAAGCCGTCAGCACCCTCGATCTGGGGTCTATTACGGCGGGACCGGACGGCGTGGCAAGCTGGCCCGTCACGCTGAAGGTGCGGGTGAAGGGGGGAGAGGCCATGCCTGCCCCATCCGTGCCCAGGCCGCAACCTGAACCTCAGCCGGGCGCTTACCTCAACCCGCAGGATGGGGCGGATGCAGCGGCCTATTACGCTGGACTTCCCGAAAATGCCACGTCCCAGGACCGCTTTCTGGCGCTGTCACAACTGCTCACGCGCACGCACGCGCAGACGCCGCGCTACTCGCCCGCCACCGAACTGTATCCAGCTATAGACCTGTGGCCGGACGGCAAACTCCGCAGCCTGTACAGCGCCCGCGAACACACGCCGGAAGAGTTCATCGCCGCCGATCTGGTCTCGCAAACCCGCCGCACCGAACTGGCGGCCCGCGAGGGCATCTCGCTGGATACGCTGGAAGACGCCTTCCCGTACAACTGCGAACACGTCGTCCCGCAGAGCTGGTTTGCCAAGCGCGAGCCGATGCGTGGGGACCTGCATCACCTGTTTGCCTGCGAACCCGATTGCAATTCCTTTCGGGGCAACACGCCGTATTACGATTTCCCCGATTACGGTGAGGCATTGCGGAGCGACTGTGGCCGCCGCGATCCCGGCGAATTCGAGCCAGCCCACGGCAAGGGCGCGGCGGCGCGGGCTACCCTTTACTTTCTGCTGCGCTACCCCGGCGTGGTGCGCCAGTACAGCGCCCGGCACCTGGAAACGCTGCTGGCGTGGCACGCGGCGCAGCCCCCCGGCGACTGGGAAAAGCACCGCAATGCCCTGATCTTTGCCCGCCAGGGCAACCGCAATCCGCTGATCGATCACCCGGAGTGGGGGGCAGAGGTGGAGTTTTCAGAGGGGCTGGGGCGGTAG
- a CDS encoding DUF4160 domain-containing protein → MPEVCSFYGIKIVFYYRDHLPPHFHAIYGDDEATVLIDDLALDDGWLPRRALRLVLEWAAMHQVWELARAQEPLGRIDPLE, encoded by the coding sequence ATGCCGGAGGTGTGCAGTTTCTATGGAATCAAAATCGTGTTCTATTACCGCGATCACCTGCCGCCGCACTTCCACGCCATTTACGGCGACGACGAGGCCACAGTTCTGATCGACGATCTGGCGCTGGATGACGGCTGGCTGCCCCGGCGGGCGCTGCGGCTGGTGCTGGAATGGGCCGCCATGCATCAGGTCTGGGAACTGGCCCGCGCGCAGGAGCCGCTGGGCCGTATAGACCCGCTGGAATAA
- the gatC gene encoding Asp-tRNA(Asn)/Glu-tRNA(Gln) amidotransferase subunit GatC: MIDAAQMDHLASLARLELTPDERATMTQDLVRVLGYFEQLSEVNTDGVEEMQRPVNLVNVLRDDVPGEAFPVSVIAALAPEMQDGLIRVPRTVEAD, translated from the coding sequence ATGATTGACGCCGCCCAGATGGACCACCTCGCCAGCCTCGCGCGGCTGGAACTGACCCCCGATGAACGGGCAACTATGACCCAGGACCTCGTGCGCGTGCTGGGCTACTTCGAGCAGTTAAGCGAGGTCAACACCGACGGCGTGGAGGAAATGCAGCGCCCGGTGAATCTGGTCAACGTGCTGCGAGACGACGTGCCCGGCGAGGCGTTCCCCGTCTCCGTGATCGCGGCGCTGGCACCCGAAATGCAGGACGGCTTGATTCGCGTTCCCCGCACCGTCGAGGCCGACTGA
- a CDS encoding carbohydrate ABC transporter permease: MTTNAPTQPPTAPPMGRKKKVRGIEGARAWQAFWLLLPTLIAIALVAGFPLYRTIFFSAQEANLTTPDQATFIGFQNFWFTTAEGIGLGFMQDPQWWTAVRNTLIFTVFSVALETVFGMIIALVVNSAFAGRSFLRTAMLVPWAIPTVVSAQMWAYMYNDSFGLIGQGVLGGQALLADSGTAIWAMIAVDVWKTTSFMALLILAGLQSLPGDMYEAADMDGASKWTQFWRMTLPLLRPALLVALVFRSLDALRVFDIMYVMLGANVAASTSMTGYARQQLIDNQLLGTGSAVSVAIFIIIMAIVVIYVTAFRVKFD; encoded by the coding sequence ATGACGACCAACGCCCCAACCCAACCTCCAACTGCCCCACCAATGGGGCGCAAAAAGAAGGTGCGCGGCATTGAAGGCGCTCGCGCCTGGCAGGCATTCTGGCTGCTGCTGCCCACATTAATCGCCATCGCGCTGGTGGCCGGATTCCCGCTGTATCGCACGATCTTCTTCTCGGCGCAGGAGGCCAACCTGACCACGCCGGACCAGGCCACCTTCATCGGCTTCCAGAACTTCTGGTTCACCACCGCCGAGGGCATCGGCCTGGGCTTCATGCAGGACCCGCAGTGGTGGACCGCCGTTCGCAACACACTGATCTTCACCGTGTTCTCGGTGGCGTTGGAAACCGTGTTCGGCATGATCATCGCGCTGGTGGTCAACAGCGCCTTCGCGGGGCGTTCGTTCCTGCGCACCGCCATGCTGGTGCCCTGGGCGATTCCCACGGTGGTCTCGGCGCAGATGTGGGCCTATATGTACAACGATTCTTTTGGCCTGATCGGACAGGGGGTGCTGGGCGGGCAGGCGCTGCTGGCCGATTCGGGCACGGCCATCTGGGCGATGATCGCGGTGGACGTGTGGAAGACCACCTCCTTCATGGCGCTGCTGATTCTGGCCGGCCTGCAAAGCCTGCCGGGCGACATGTACGAGGCCGCCGACATGGACGGCGCGAGCAAGTGGACCCAGTTCTGGCGCATGACGCTGCCGCTGCTGCGGCCCGCGCTGCTGGTGGCCCTGGTGTTCCGCAGCCTGGACGCCCTGCGCGTGTTCGACATCATGTACGTGATGCTGGGCGCGAACGTGGCCGCCAGTACCAGCATGACCGGCTACGCCCGCCAGCAACTGATCGACAACCAACTGCTGGGCACTGGCAGTGCCGTCTCGGTGGCGATTTTTATCATCATCATGGCGATTGTGGTCATCTACGTGACCGCCTTCCGCGTGAAGTTCGACTAA
- the serS gene encoding serine--tRNA ligase: MLDLKFIRENAGAVKHAIKVKGTNLDLDELLALDHELLGVKQRVEAMQAERNANAKLVPKATPDERPALIVKGKELGEEIKALEPALRAHEEQLRQLLLRVPNIPLDSVPVGKDDSENVELRREGVLPEFAFKPLDHVELLDLQGWSDPERVAQVSGSRSYLLKGEAVLLEMAVQMFALDFLSARGFTPLSTSALVRPETFVGSGHFPGGEDQVYKIDGDELMLAGTSEVPVNSLYAGEQLPLAALPMTFAAISAAFRSEAGSAGRDVRGLIRVHEFRKVEQYVLCRADEAEALEWFGKILQNAEDLLTALELPYRVVQNCTGDMGAGKVLMYDLESWVPSENLYRETHSCSYLGDWQSRRTNLRYRDEDGKLTFAYTLNNTGIATPRILVPFLENHQQADGTIRVPEALRPYLGGKVSLGKPVR; this comes from the coding sequence ATGCTGGACCTCAAATTTATCCGCGAGAACGCCGGAGCCGTCAAGCACGCCATCAAGGTCAAGGGCACCAACCTCGATCTGGATGAGCTGCTGGCGCTGGACCATGAGCTGTTGGGCGTCAAGCAGCGCGTGGAGGCGATGCAGGCCGAGCGCAACGCCAACGCCAAGCTGGTCCCGAAGGCCACGCCCGACGAGCGCCCCGCCCTGATCGTCAAGGGCAAGGAGCTGGGCGAGGAAATCAAGGCGCTGGAACCCGCCCTGCGTGCCCACGAGGAACAGCTCAGGCAACTGCTGCTGCGCGTGCCGAATATTCCCCTGGACAGCGTGCCGGTGGGCAAGGACGACTCCGAGAACGTGGAACTGCGCCGTGAGGGCGTGCTGCCGGAGTTTGCTTTCAAACCGCTGGATCATGTGGAACTGCTGGACCTCCAGGGCTGGAGCGATCCCGAGCGCGTGGCGCAGGTCTCGGGCAGCCGCAGCTATCTGCTGAAAGGCGAGGCGGTGCTGCTGGAAATGGCCGTGCAGATGTTCGCGCTGGATTTCCTGTCCGCGCGCGGCTTCACGCCCCTCAGCACCAGCGCCCTGGTCCGCCCCGAGACCTTCGTGGGCAGCGGCCATTTCCCCGGCGGCGAGGATCAGGTCTACAAGATCGACGGCGACGAGTTGATGCTGGCCGGAACGTCCGAGGTGCCGGTCAACAGCCTGTACGCCGGGGAGCAGTTGCCTCTGGCGGCGCTGCCAATGACGTTTGCTGCCATCAGCGCGGCCTTCCGCAGCGAGGCGGGCAGTGCGGGGCGCGACGTGCGCGGGCTGATCCGCGTCCACGAGTTCCGCAAAGTCGAGCAATACGTGTTGTGCCGCGCCGATGAGGCCGAGGCGCTGGAGTGGTTCGGCAAGATTCTGCAGAATGCTGAGGACCTGCTGACCGCCCTGGAACTGCCGTACCGCGTCGTCCAGAACTGTACGGGCGACATGGGCGCGGGCAAGGTGCTGATGTACGACCTGGAAAGCTGGGTGCCCAGCGAGAATCTGTACCGTGAGACCCACAGTTGCAGCTATCTGGGCGACTGGCAGTCGCGGCGCACGAATCTGCGCTACCGCGACGAGGACGGCAAGCTGACCTTTGCGTACACGTTGAACAACACCGGAATCGCCACGCCGCGCATCCTGGTGCCGTTTCTGGAAAACCATCAGCAGGCAGACGGCACCATTCGTGTGCCGGAGGCGCTGCGGCCCTATCTGGGGGGGAAGGTTAGCCTCGGCAAGCCCGTTCGCTGA
- a CDS encoding DinB family protein, giving the protein MTQPLFDPSVLLFVGHTPEEVRTRLSVELDRMEAHLRGREADWTTTQTGREWSPAQDAEHIMKIDNSIVPMMRLLMSDKELRPMPQVPGEIIDGKRQSPAALLPSAEGMPFEALDTAWAEHRQKLEEMAAHVTATPGRTFWHQFFGEIDALDWLRMIAMHLRNHRKLLEESAAA; this is encoded by the coding sequence ATGACACAACCTCTGTTCGATCCCTCCGTGCTGCTGTTCGTGGGCCATACCCCCGAGGAAGTCCGTACCCGCCTGAGCGTGGAACTGGACCGTATGGAAGCCCACCTGCGGGGCCGTGAGGCCGACTGGACCACCACCCAAACGGGCCGCGAGTGGTCTCCAGCCCAGGACGCCGAACACATCATGAAGATCGACAACAGCATTGTCCCGATGATGCGCCTGCTGATGTCGGACAAGGAACTGCGCCCCATGCCGCAGGTGCCCGGCGAGATCATCGACGGCAAGCGGCAGTCCCCCGCAGCGCTGCTGCCCAGCGCAGAGGGGATGCCATTTGAAGCGCTGGACACCGCCTGGGCCGAACACCGCCAGAAATTAGAAGAGATGGCCGCCCATGTCACGGCGACGCCGGGGCGCACCTTCTGGCACCAGTTTTTTGGCGAGATCGACGCGCTGGACTGGCTGCGGATGATCGCCATGCACCTGCGCAACCACCGCAAGCTGCTTGAGGAGAGCGCGGCGGCATGA
- a CDS encoding NAD-dependent deacylase: MNLSDTRLALRDARRVAVLTGAGISAESGIPTFRDAQTGHWARFKPEDLASPDAYFRDPELVWEWYAGRYRDVMAATPNAGHELLARLEREKGDGYFLATQNVDGLHTRAGSERLVELHGNLTTARCEVCAQVEDLPAPADFMPPPVCSRCGGRMRPNIVWFGEFLPEQVLEAAADAFAAADVALIIGTSGVVYPAAGLAFETLERGGTVIEINPDETELTARLSFSLRETASRGLATLMDG; the protein is encoded by the coding sequence ATGAACCTGTCCGACACCCGCCTGGCCCTGCGTGACGCCCGCCGCGTGGCCGTGCTGACCGGCGCGGGCATCAGCGCCGAGAGCGGCATTCCCACCTTCCGCGACGCGCAGACGGGCCACTGGGCACGGTTTAAGCCCGAGGACCTCGCCAGCCCGGACGCTTACTTCCGCGATCCAGAACTGGTGTGGGAGTGGTACGCGGGCCGTTACCGCGACGTGATGGCCGCTACGCCCAACGCCGGGCATGAGCTGCTGGCGCGGCTGGAACGCGAGAAGGGCGACGGCTACTTCTTAGCCACCCAGAACGTGGACGGCCTGCACACCCGAGCCGGAAGCGAGAGGCTGGTGGAACTGCACGGCAACCTGACCACCGCCCGCTGCGAGGTCTGCGCCCAGGTGGAGGACCTGCCCGCCCCGGCGGACTTCATGCCGCCTCCGGTCTGCTCCAGATGCGGCGGACGGATGCGCCCCAACATCGTCTGGTTTGGCGAATTCTTGCCCGAACAGGTGCTGGAGGCCGCCGCCGACGCCTTCGCCGCTGCCGACGTGGCCCTGATCATCGGCACCAGTGGCGTGGTGTACCCGGCGGCGGGGCTGGCCTTCGAGACGCTGGAACGCGGCGGAACGGTGATCGAGATCAACCCGGATGAAACCGAGCTGACCGCGAGGCTGAGCTTCAGCCTGCGCGAGACGGCCTCGCGGGGGTTGGCAACTTTGATGGATGGATAG
- a CDS encoding lipid-A-disaccharide synthase-related protein codes for MIAAPHPAPILFISNGTAEDLIGARLAGLLPGEIRYSPLVGEGRAYAAAEANRVGRVLHLPSGGFPFGSLNNLKADLRAGLIGDSLGQWSDAVRGARGAGAVVVVGDAYALMVGTVAARMNKLPLIHVQPLLSAQYLDGLGLRGALRELNALGANLPMPYELRLACGADAVFVRDAATQRYYQRRGVPARFAGSFAMDVLDRPERELNLPPGRPVLALLPGSREDYRESLPVMLEAAALLPKVTSLVAWPHDWEAVTLPDGWTLEIKNGAEARAVGSDAGIRLLRGAFGAVARAADIAIGTSGTANEQLAGLGVPVIAFATNGPQYTEGFARRQGRLLGAALRVVKADPVILAAEVRSTLGNGSKRARAALYGLTRIGPAGALPVIAAEIERLAQH; via the coding sequence GTGATTGCCGCTCCCCACCCCGCCCCCATCCTGTTCATCTCCAACGGCACGGCGGAAGACCTGATCGGGGCGCGGCTGGCCGGACTGCTGCCGGGCGAGATTCGTTATTCCCCACTGGTGGGAGAAGGCCGGGCTTATGCCGCCGCCGAGGCCAACCGCGTGGGCCGGGTCCTGCACCTGCCCAGCGGCGGCTTTCCCTTCGGCAGTCTGAACAACCTGAAGGCAGATTTGAGGGCCGGATTGATCGGTGACTCGCTGGGGCAGTGGAGCGACGCCGTGCGCGGGGCCAGAGGTGCGGGCGCAGTCGTCGTGGTGGGCGACGCCTACGCACTGATGGTGGGAACCGTTGCGGCGAGAATGAACAAACTCCCGTTGATTCACGTTCAGCCGCTGCTGAGCGCACAGTATCTGGATGGCCTGGGCCTGCGCGGGGCTTTGCGAGAACTGAACGCGCTGGGGGCCAACCTGCCCATGCCTTATGAGTTGCGGCTGGCATGCGGGGCAGACGCGGTGTTCGTGCGCGACGCCGCCACCCAGCGCTACTACCAGCGGCGCGGCGTCCCGGCCCGCTTTGCCGGAAGTTTCGCGATGGATGTACTGGACAGGCCAGAGCGTGAACTGAATCTGCCACCGGGCCGTCCAGTGCTGGCCCTGCTGCCCGGTTCGCGGGAGGATTACCGCGAAAGTCTGCCCGTAATGCTGGAGGCCGCTGCTCTGCTGCCGAAAGTCACTTCATTGGTGGCCTGGCCGCACGACTGGGAAGCGGTCACGTTACCCGACGGCTGGACGCTAGAGATTAAGAACGGCGCGGAGGCGCGGGCAGTGGGCAGTGACGCGGGCATCCGCCTGCTACGCGGTGCTTTCGGCGCGGTGGCGAGGGCGGCAGATATCGCCATCGGCACGTCTGGCACCGCCAACGAGCAACTGGCCGGTCTGGGGGTGCCCGTCATCGCCTTCGCCACGAACGGCCCGCAATACACCGAAGGCTTTGCGCGGCGGCAGGGGCGTCTGCTGGGCGCTGCGCTGCGGGTGGTGAAGGCGGACCCGGTGATTCTTGCGGCAGAGGTCAGGTCAACTCTTGGCAACGGCTCCAAACGGGCGCGGGCGGCGCTGTACGGATTGACCCGCATCGGCCCGGCGGGGGCCTTGCCTGTGATCGCAGCGGAGATCGAGCGGCTGGCACAGCACTGA
- a CDS encoding M-like protein, whose product MTQNDDRPGGKLPGNTDTDGKPEPTNVELQFMGKTDVREELDAEVKAESHEAGDYKERGMDKQDVAVAQTMDGSDPPSTNMGDADEDITP is encoded by the coding sequence ATGACCCAGAATGATGATCGCCCAGGCGGGAAGCTGCCCGGCAACACCGATACGGACGGCAAGCCTGAACCCACCAATGTGGAGTTGCAATTCATGGGCAAAACCGACGTGCGCGAGGAACTGGACGCCGAGGTCAAGGCCGAGAGCCACGAGGCCGGGGACTACAAGGAACGCGGCATGGACAAGCAGGACGTGGCCGTGGCACAGACCATGGACGGCAGCGATCCGCCCAGCACCAACATGGGCGACGCCGACGAGGACATCACGCCCTGA